In a genomic window of Gossypium arboreum isolate Shixiya-1 chromosome 9, ASM2569848v2, whole genome shotgun sequence:
- the LOC108457472 gene encoding uncharacterized protein LOC108457472 — MGFGSKSERSSNPQQSSKTGKEKVHLPHGGLRLKNNEKLNVKNGITFPYGNLPGEIVKNQIQSTLVETKPFGNCQGQHLKSKPTKEDELVRYMSNLPGYLQRVDSSDNLQEKALNVGVLDWASLEKWKYHRKHIPTITGNDVSSTSTILTSKTDTKSASFSSAVTKVASANKSKQHSSAYSSPTSPQKGGIPRGAKPSTPKVRHYQDIDTASKSSLDQQKKTSKTNKSFGKIHSDVILEKGKKKELDQKVTSEMGNMSSNMRNHGVSPLPKETVSVCNGGAKKRVERRRETDVNIKDLDQKSTKNLEASSSKSRSYAAPLGPSKTLSAESNKTKNKEMEESKIDLTHQFLPGERRNVVLLPRSARGSFSEELQDGTLNEAKRNSFSYDLLQKDHFLELCSDVPHSCPLPSGVERNPETRIMAQGLKPSSDASSRSVLNSTGNIRSQGKCSAENKTKSQDAHVETLKILEEEMAELTTKGSRTSSPNRRFSFSLSRLSRSFSFKESSTVPQMNPGYVSVKSGPVRSDSSGFLDDMNREKLNGHTRTRSSPLRRVLDPLLKSKGLNSFRSTDAVQPSQGGLNSSNPGTVNTNESFQAEKLGRSMIKALLEVATKNGLPLFRFVVNDGNNMLATTMRSLASSAKGGSDQIYVFSSVSEIKKSGSWISKGNKDKKCGYIYNIIGQMKISDSHISDLVKESVLFSVEQRQADQASAKFTPSTELAAVVIKIPGESNVQQVEDITNNGSTESLATYGCTCTFIENSSSNITTAILPGGVHSLPNKGIPSPLIDRWRFGGLCDCGGWDVGCKLHILSNQNCSCCKNSRMYQACPDPNHLELYPQGEAQQDVPIFSLVPHKNGIYAIEFSSSITALQAFFISVTIISCRKSSGFPEFGDLPEGKLIKETMLNGSLGMDNKQTVALGTMPARYAPNPPHSPVGRV; from the exons ATGGGATTTGGTTCAAAGTCAGAAAGGAGTTCAAACCCACAGCAAAGTTCAAAGACAGGGAAGGAGAAAGTTCACTTGCCTCATGGAGGCCTGAGGTTAAAGAATAATGAGAAGTTAAATGTAAAGAACGGCATTACTTTTCCATATGGTAATCTGCCAGGTGAAATAGTAAAAAATCAAATTCAAAGCACCTTGGTTGAAACAAAACCTTTTGGGAATTGCCAGGGCCAGCATCTCAAGAGCAAGCCAACAAAAGAAGATGAGCTTGTTAGGTACATGTCAAACTTGCCGGGTTACCTACAGCGTGTAGACAGTTCAGATAACCTTCAAGAGAAGGCATTGAATGTCGGAGTTCTGGATTGGGCAAGTCTAGAAAAATGGAAGTACCACCGAAAGCATATCCCAACAATAACTGGCAATGATGTATCATCCACAAGCACCATTTTAACATCGAAAACAGATACCAAGTCCGCTTCCTTTTCTAGTGCTGTTACCAAGGTTGCCTCTGCCAATAAAAGTAAGCAACACTCTTCAGCTTACTCAAGTCCTACCTCACCTCAAAAGGGTGGCATTCCTCGAGGTGCAAAACCATCTACTCCAAAGGTTAGACACTATCAAGATATTGATACTGCTTCCAAGAGTTCCTTGGATCAGCAGAAGAAGACATCCAAGACAAATAAATCCTTTGGCAAAATTCATTCCGATGTAATTCTTGAGAAGGGGAAGAAAAAAGAGTTAGATCAGAAAGTCACTTCAGAAATGGGAAATATGTCATCAAACATGAGAAACCATGGGGTCTCACCTCTGCCAAAGGAAACTGTAAGTGTTTGTAATGGTGGAGCAAAAAAGAGAGTAGAGCGAAGGCGGGAAACTGATGTAAACATAAAGGACTTGGATCAAAAAAgcactaaaaatttggaggcttCTTCGTCGAAATCCAGAAGTTATGCAGCTCCACTGGGTCCTAGCAAAACACTAAGTGCTGAGAGCAACAAAACTAAGAACAAAGAGATGGAGGAATCCAAAATTGATCTTACTCATCAATTTTTACCTGGTGAGCGCAGGAATGTTGTTCTTCTTCCAAGATCTGCCCGAGGCAGCTTTTCTGAAGAACTCCAAGATGGGACTTTGAATGAAGCAAAACGGAATAGCTTTTCCTATGACCTACTTCAGAAGGATCATTTTCTTGAATTATGTTCTGATGTTCCTCATTCTTGTCCACTTCCTTCTGGAGTTGAGAGGAATCCTGAAACTAGAATTATGGCACAAGGTCTGAAGCCTTCTTCTGATGCATCTAGTAGGTCTGTGTTAAATAGCACAGGAAATATAAGATCTCAGGGCAAGTGTTCTGCTGAGAACAAGACCAAGTCTCAGGATGCTCATGTTGAAACTTTAAAGATACTGGAAGAAGAAATGGCTGAATTGACTACCAAAGGAAGCAGAACTAGCTCACCAAATCGCCGTTTTAGTTTCAGCTTAAGTCGTCTGAGTAGAAGTTTCAGTTTTAAGGAAAGTTCTACAGTCCCACAAATGAACCCCGGTTATGTTTCTGTCAAGTCCGGCCCAGTGAGGTCTGATTCTTCTGGTTTTCTGGATGATATGAACAGAGAGAAGTTGAATGGCCATACCAGAACTAGATCCAGCCCCTTAAGAAGGGTGCTAGATCCACTACTGAAGTCCAAGGGCTTAAATTCCTTCCGATCCACTGATGCTGTTCAACCATCACAAGGAGGCTTGAATTCCTCTAATCCAGGGACCGTTAATACAAACGAATCCTTTCAGGCAGAAAAGTTGGGGCGATCAATGATTAAAGCTCTTCTAGAGGTTGCAACAAAGAATGGACTCCCACTGTTCAGATTTGTTGTCAACGATGGCAATAACATGCTTGCAACTACCATGAGAAGTCTAGCATCATCTGCCAAGGGGGGATCTGATCAGATTTATGTATTCTCTTCAGTTAGTGAAATTAAGAAGAGTGGCAGCTGGATAAGTAAAGGAAACAAGGATAAAAAATGTGGCTACATCTACAATATCATTGGACAAATGAAGATTTCAGACTCTCATATTTCAGATTTGGTAAAGGAGTCTGTTCTATTCAGTGTGGAGCAAAGACAAGCAGATCAAGCATCAGCAAAGTTTACGCCAAGTACTGAGCTTGCTGCTGTTGTCATCAAAATACCTGGTGAAAGCAATGTACAGCAGGTTGAAGATATAACGAATAATGGCTCTACAGAATCTTTGGCTACATATGGATGCACTTGCACCTTTATAGAAAATTCGAGCTCCAATATTACTACTGCCATACTTCCTGGTGGTGTCCACAGCTTGCCTAACAAAGGAATACCTTCCCCATTGATTGACCGGTGGAGATTTGGTGGATTATGTGACTGTGGAGGTTGGGATGTTGGTTGTAAATTACATATTCTCTCCAACCAGAACTGCAGTTGCTGTAAGAATTCAAGGATGTATCAAGCATGCCCGGATCCCAACCATCTTGAACTTTATCCACAG GGAGAAGCACAACAGGACGTGCCTATCTTCAGCTTGGTTCCACATAAAAATGGAATTTATGCAATTGAGTTCAGTTCATCAATCACTGCATTACAAGCGTTCTTTATCTCAGTAACAATTATAAGTTGTCGGAAATCATCTGGTTTTCCAGAATTTGGTGACCTGCCTGAAGGAAAACTTATAAAGGAGACAATGTTGAATGGCAGCCTTGGGATGGACAACAAACAAACCGTTGCCCTTGGAACCATGCCTGCAAGATATGCTCCGAACCCACCACATTCCCCGGTTGGgagagtatag
- the LOC108455771 gene encoding uncharacterized protein LOC108455771 isoform X2, translating to MAIQGSSFCYNANVNCMPCSSTNCFKGLRCFSQPLPIPKPCITVVAKASRGNKTKFPAPFRQNPHVLLSMLCQAKGDDVEGNLSAESIISDEQTLHRDLQIAIEEENYAEAAKIRDDLRVLHEDSKASVLAANSRFYDAFRRGDLATMQNLWAKGDDVCCVHPAANGISGYDFIMESWEIVWMNYEFPLEIELKNVRVHVKGDFGYVTCMEFVKTTKGNNWGAQFVTNVFERINGEWYICVHHASQADL from the exons ATGGCAATCCAAGGATCTAGCTTTTGCTACAat GCAAATGTTAATTGCATGCCATGTTCAAGCACTAATTGTTTTAAGGGACTTCGTTGCTTTTCTCAACCACTTCCAATTCCAAAGCCATGCATTACGGTAGTAGCTAAGGCTTCAAGAGGAAATAAGACCAAGTTTCCGG CACCCTTCAGACAAAATCCACATGTGCTACTGTCGATGCTTTGTCAAGCCAAAGGCGATGACGTGGAGGGTAACCTGAGTGCTGAAAGCATCATATCGGATGAACAAACCTTACACAGGGACCTACAGATTGCCATCGAGGAAGAAAACTATGCTGAAGCAGCAAAAATCAGGGACGATCTACGAGTCCTACATGAGGATAGTAAGGCTTCTGTACTGGCAGCAAATTCACGGTTTTATGATGCTTTTAGGAGAGGGGATCTAGCCACAATGCAGAACCTTTGGGCGAAAGGAGATGATGTTTGTTGTGTGCACCCAGCGGCAAATGGGATATCCGGTTATGATTTCATAATGGAAAGCTGGGAAATTGTGTGGATGAACTATGAATTTCCGCTAGAAATAGAGCTGAAAAAtgttagggttcatgttaaagGAGATTTCGGGTATGTTACATGCATGGAATTTGTGAAGACAACAAAAGGTAACAATTGGGGGGCACAGTTTGTAACAAATGTGTTTGAGAGGATTAATGGTGAATGGTATATATGCGTTCACCATGCTTCTCAAGCTGACTTGTGa
- the LOC108455771 gene encoding uncharacterized protein LOC108455771 isoform X1, giving the protein MAIQGSSFCYNANVNCMPCSSTNCFKGLRCFSQPLPIPKPCITVVAKASRGNKTKFPGQCLSKLPNGRPPPFRQNPHVLLSMLCQAKGDDVEGNLSAESIISDEQTLHRDLQIAIEEENYAEAAKIRDDLRVLHEDSKASVLAANSRFYDAFRRGDLATMQNLWAKGDDVCCVHPAANGISGYDFIMESWEIVWMNYEFPLEIELKNVRVHVKGDFGYVTCMEFVKTTKGNNWGAQFVTNVFERINGEWYICVHHASQADL; this is encoded by the exons ATGGCAATCCAAGGATCTAGCTTTTGCTACAat GCAAATGTTAATTGCATGCCATGTTCAAGCACTAATTGTTTTAAGGGACTTCGTTGCTTTTCTCAACCACTTCCAATTCCAAAGCCATGCATTACGGTAGTAGCTAAGGCTTCAAGAGGAAATAAGACCAAGTTTCCGGGTCAGTGCCTCTCCAAGTTGCCTAATGGAAGACCTC CACCCTTCAGACAAAATCCACATGTGCTACTGTCGATGCTTTGTCAAGCCAAAGGCGATGACGTGGAGGGTAACCTGAGTGCTGAAAGCATCATATCGGATGAACAAACCTTACACAGGGACCTACAGATTGCCATCGAGGAAGAAAACTATGCTGAAGCAGCAAAAATCAGGGACGATCTACGAGTCCTACATGAGGATAGTAAGGCTTCTGTACTGGCAGCAAATTCACGGTTTTATGATGCTTTTAGGAGAGGGGATCTAGCCACAATGCAGAACCTTTGGGCGAAAGGAGATGATGTTTGTTGTGTGCACCCAGCGGCAAATGGGATATCCGGTTATGATTTCATAATGGAAAGCTGGGAAATTGTGTGGATGAACTATGAATTTCCGCTAGAAATAGAGCTGAAAAAtgttagggttcatgttaaagGAGATTTCGGGTATGTTACATGCATGGAATTTGTGAAGACAACAAAAGGTAACAATTGGGGGGCACAGTTTGTAACAAATGTGTTTGAGAGGATTAATGGTGAATGGTATATATGCGTTCACCATGCTTCTCAAGCTGACTTGTGa
- the LOC108455771 gene encoding uncharacterized protein LOC108455771 isoform X3 produces MAIQGSSFCYNPCITVVAKASRGNKTKFPGQCLSKLPNGRPPPFRQNPHVLLSMLCQAKGDDVEGNLSAESIISDEQTLHRDLQIAIEEENYAEAAKIRDDLRVLHEDSKASVLAANSRFYDAFRRGDLATMQNLWAKGDDVCCVHPAANGISGYDFIMESWEIVWMNYEFPLEIELKNVRVHVKGDFGYVTCMEFVKTTKGNNWGAQFVTNVFERINGEWYICVHHASQADL; encoded by the exons ATGGCAATCCAAGGATCTAGCTTTTGCTACAat CCATGCATTACGGTAGTAGCTAAGGCTTCAAGAGGAAATAAGACCAAGTTTCCGGGTCAGTGCCTCTCCAAGTTGCCTAATGGAAGACCTC CACCCTTCAGACAAAATCCACATGTGCTACTGTCGATGCTTTGTCAAGCCAAAGGCGATGACGTGGAGGGTAACCTGAGTGCTGAAAGCATCATATCGGATGAACAAACCTTACACAGGGACCTACAGATTGCCATCGAGGAAGAAAACTATGCTGAAGCAGCAAAAATCAGGGACGATCTACGAGTCCTACATGAGGATAGTAAGGCTTCTGTACTGGCAGCAAATTCACGGTTTTATGATGCTTTTAGGAGAGGGGATCTAGCCACAATGCAGAACCTTTGGGCGAAAGGAGATGATGTTTGTTGTGTGCACCCAGCGGCAAATGGGATATCCGGTTATGATTTCATAATGGAAAGCTGGGAAATTGTGTGGATGAACTATGAATTTCCGCTAGAAATAGAGCTGAAAAAtgttagggttcatgttaaagGAGATTTCGGGTATGTTACATGCATGGAATTTGTGAAGACAACAAAAGGTAACAATTGGGGGGCACAGTTTGTAACAAATGTGTTTGAGAGGATTAATGGTGAATGGTATATATGCGTTCACCATGCTTCTCAAGCTGACTTGTGa